One stretch of Emys orbicularis isolate rEmyOrb1 chromosome 7, rEmyOrb1.hap1, whole genome shotgun sequence DNA includes these proteins:
- the USP19 gene encoding ubiquitin carboxyl-terminal hydrolase 19 encodes MSSSASAPGQRRASRGLEDATNKKKQKDRANQESKEGERPPGSDPKKDLLLDWKQNADEVIVKLNLGSGALKLEEVDAAFTDTDCVVRLPDGRQWSGQFYGEIESSCSKVQGKKGNFLQLVLQKKIPLHTWASLLKKRKDGSKELAKGAMSQNGKEQPPPAQAAPEEPARSKREFPNSKRAPGRGEAPEGKSPASPRLQSGPSAKRAGYLKVALMEEEPNAGVPGGLEPGKGPSGRGGSRQNGRAAHGDAATDLTPPLVKAEELQKEPVLVGMQPLAAPSESFPQHMAPCLEKRPLQPAASQCPPALGEGPEATLAPASPPLGRDAEKRDWSKEDVALEAAADEPEPIVSLSLVKNDSYEKGSDSVVVHVYVKEIHRETSKVLFREQDFTLVFRTSDVNFLRLHPSCGPHTVFRWQVKLRNLIEPDQCTYNFTVSRINICLKKRHSQRWGGLEAPAARGAVGGAKVAMPTGPTPLDKSQPGSNQHPLSSKEEARAGEKEKPRAEDGGLEGVTARTATEHVTVKQEPHVPSPKPMCMVPPMTHSPVSSESVEEDEEEEEKKKVCLPGFTGLVNLGNTCFMNSVIQSLSNTRELRDYFHDRSFEAEINYTNPLGTGGRLAIGFAVLLRALWKGTHHAFQPSKLKAIVASKASQFTGYAQHDAQEFMAFLLDGLHEDLNRIQNKPYTETVDSDGRPDEVVAEEAWQRHKMRNDSFIVDLFQGQYKSKLVCPVCAKVSITFDPFLYLPVPLPQKQKVLTVYYFAKEPHKKPVKFLVSISKENSSAAEVLDSVAYSMRVKPENLRLAEVIKNRFHRMFPPSQSLDTVSPTDLLLCFEVLSPELAKERVVVLQVQQRPQVPSVPISKCAACQKKQQSEDEKLKRCTRCYRVGYCNVGCQKTHWPDHKALCRPENIGFPFLISVPESRLTYSRLAQLLEGYARYSVSVFQPPFQLGPQPLLPEKLDLPARSSCAAAAPAPEAGDGDRAPHRQEPQLSAPELHPELGEASAVPRSSTLSSDSGCSERSLEAQGEGCWEKEPSYERGPKPEAAIPGYQHAPDALSAHAQFYINKIDGASREHKLEEKGDAPLELTDDCSLALVWKNNERLKEFVLVESKELECVEDPGSASEAARAGHFTLGQCLNLFTKPEVLAPEEAWYCPKCKQHREASKQLMLWRLPNVLIIQLKRFSFRSFIWRDKINDMVDFPVRSLDLSKFCIGQKEEQQQPMYDLYAVINHYGGMIGGHYTAYARLPSDKNSQRSDVGWRLFDDSTVTTVDESQVVTRYAYVLFYRRRNSPVERPPQGRPPEHRPDMAAAAEPAASQASLIWQELEAEEEPEAGRRHARTPCRPRGQTASQAARQHPDEGCLRYVVLGTMAAIVALFLNVFYPLVSQSRWR; translated from the exons ATGTCCAGCAGCGCCAGTGCCCCAGGCCAGAGGAGAGCGTCCCGGGGGCTGGAGGATGCAACCAACAAGAAGAAGCAGAAGGACCGAGCCAACCAGGAGAGCAAGGAGGGCGAGAGACCCCCTGGCAGCGACCCTAAGAAAG ACCTGCTGCTGGACTGGAAGCAGAACGCTGACGAAGTCATTGTGAAGCTGAACTTGGGCAGCGGGGCCCTGAAGTTGGAGGAGGTGGATGCTGCGTTCACAGACACCGACTGCGTGGTCAGGCTGCCAG ATGGCCGCCAGTGGAGTGGGCAGTTCTACGGGGAGattgagagctcctgcagcaaagTCCAGGGCAAGAAGGGCAACTTCCTGCAGCTGGTGCTTCAGAAGAAGATCCCCCTGCACACCTGGGCTTCGCTCCTG AAGAAGCGGAAGGACGGATCCAAGGAGCTAGCCAAGGGGGCCATGAGCCAGAACGGGAAGGAGCAGCCCCCGCCCGCACAGGCCGCCCCCGAGGAGCCGGCGAGGAGCAAGCGGGAGTTCCCGAACTCGAAGCGAGCTCCAGGGAGGGGCGAGGCCCCAGAAGGGAAGAGCCCGGCCAGCCCCAGGCTGCAAAGCGGGCCCAGCGCCAAGCGGGCTGGGTACCTCAAGGTGGCTCTGATGGAGGAGGAGCCAAATGCCGGGGTCCCTGGGGGCTTGGAGCCTGGCAAGGGACCCAGCGGGAGAGGAGGCAGCCGGCAGAACGGCCGAGCAGCCCACGGCGATGCTGCCAcagacctgaccccgcctctggtGAAG GCCGAAGAGCTGCAGAAGGAGCCCGTGCTTGTGGGGATGCAGCCGCTCGCTGCCCCTTCGGAGAGCTTTCCCCAGCACATGGCGCCCTGCCTGGAGAAGAGACCCCTGCAGCCGGCCGCCTCCCAGTGCCCGCCAGCCCTTGGCGAGGGCCCCGAGGCTACCCTGGCCCCCGCCTCCCCTCCGCTGGGCAGAGACGCTGAGAAGAGAGACTGGTCCAAAGAGGATGttgccctggaagcagcagcgGATG AGCCAGAGCCCATCGTGAGCCTGAGCTTGGTGAAGAACGACTCGTACGAGAAGGGGAGTGATTCAGTGGTGGTGCACGTCTACGTGAAGGAGATCCACAGGGAGACCTCCAAGGTGCTGTTCCGGGAGCAGGACTTCACGCTGGTGTTCCGGACCAG TGACGTCAACTTCCTGCGACTGCACCCCAGCTGCGGCCCCCACACGGTGTTTAGGTGGCAGGTGAAACTCAG GAACCTCATTGAGCCGGATCAGTGCACGTACAACTTCACCGTCTCCCGCATCAACATCTGCCTGAAGAAACGCCACAGCcagcgctggggggggctggaagcCCCAGCTGCACGAG GTGCAGTGGGTGGTGCGAAGGTTGCCATGCCAACAGGCCCTACCCCTCTGGATAAGAGCCAGCCGGGCAGTAACCAGCACCCCCTGTCCAGTAAGGAGGAGGCTCgggcaggggagaaggagaagccCAGAGCAGAGGACGGTGGCTTGGAGGGCGTCACGGCCCGGACGGCCACAGAGCACGTCACAGTGAAGCAGGAACCGCATGTCCCCTCA CCCAAGCCGATGTGCATGGTGCCGCCGATGACGCACAGCCCGGTGAGCAGCGAGAGTgtggaggaggacgaggaggaggaggagaagaagaaggtgTGTCTGCCGGGCTTCACGGGGCTGGTGAATCTGGGGAACACCTGCTTCATGAACAGCGTCATCCAGTCCCTGTCCAACACGCGGGAGCTGCGGGACTATTTCCACG ATCGCTCCTTCGAGGCTGAGATCAACTACACCAACCCGCTGGGCACGGGAGGGCGCCTGGCCATCGGCTTCGCTGTGCTCCTGCGGGCGCTCTGGAAGGGCACCCACCACGCCTTCCAGCCCTCCAAGCTGAAG GCAATCGTGGCCAGCAAGGCCAGCCAGTTCACGGGCTACGCCCAGCACGACGCCCAGGAGTTCATGGCCTTCCTTCTCGACGGCCTGCACGAGGACCTGAACCGCATCCAGAACAAGCCCTACACGGAGACGGTGGACTCGGACGGGCGGCCCGACGAG gtgGTGGCAGAGGAGGCCTGGCAGCGGCACAAGATGAGGAATGACTCCTTCATCGTGGACCTCTTTCAGGGCCAGTACAAGTCCAAGCTGGTGTGCCCGGTGTGCGCCAAG GTATCCATCACGTTTGACCCCTTCCTCTACCTGCCGGTGCCCCTGCCCCAGAAGCAGAAGGTGCTGACTGTCTATTACTTTGCTAAGGAGCCGCACAAGAAACCTGTCAAG TTCCTCGTCAGCATCAGCAAGGAGAACTCCAGCGCTGCGGAGGTGCTGGACTCGGTGGCCTACAGCATGCGCGTGAAGCCAGAGAACCTGCGCCTGGCAGAG GTGATCAAGAACCGCTTCCACCGCATGTTCCCGCCGTCCCAGTCGCTGGACACGGTCTCCCCCACAGACCTGCTCCTGTGCTTCGAGGTGCTGTCCCCAGAGCTGGCCAAGGAGCGGGTGGTGGTGCTGCAGGTCCAGCAG CGTCCCCAGGTGCCCAGCGTCCCCATCAGCAAGTGCGCGGCCTGCCAGAAGAAGCAGCAGTCAGAAGACGAGAAGCTGAAGCGCTGCACTAGGTGCTACCGAGTGGGCTACTGCAATGT GGGGTGTCAGAAAACGCACTGGCCAGATCACAAAGCCCTGTGCCGCCCCGAGAACATCGGCTTCCCCTTCCTCATCAGTGTGCCGGAGTCGCGCCTCACCTACTCCCgcctggcccagctcctggagggCTACGCGAG GTACTCGGTCAGCGTGTTCCAGCCTCCTTTCCAGCTGggcccgcagcccctgctccccgagAAGCTGGACCTGCCTGCGAGGAGTAGCTGTGCGGCTgccgcccctgccccagaggcgggggatggggacagggccCCTCACCGGCAGGAGCCCCAGCTATCCGCCCCAGAGCTGCACCCGGAGCTGGGGGAGGCCAGCGCAGTGCCCAGGAGTTCCACGCTCAGCTCGGATTCGGGCTGCTCTGAGCGCTCCCTGGAGGCGCAGGGCGAGGGCTGCTGGGAGAAGGAGCCGTCCTACGAGCGAGGCCCCAAGCCTGAAG CTGCCATCCCCGGATACCAGCATGCGCCCGACGCGCTCAGTGCCCACGCCCAGTTCTACATCAACAAGATCGACGGAGCCAGCCGAGAGCACAAGCTGGAGGAGAAAG GCGATGCTCCGCTGGAGCTGACGGAcgactgctccctggccctggtGTGGAAGAACAACGAGCGCCTCAAGGAGTTTGTGCTGGTGGAGTCCAAGGAGCTGGAGTGCGTGGAGGACCCGGGCTCGGCCAGCGAGGCGGCCAGGGCCGGCCACTTCACGCTGGGCCAGTGCCTCAACCTCTTCACCAAGCCGGAAGTGCTGGCGCCCGAGGAAGCGTG GTACTGCCCCAAGTGCAAGCAGCATCGCGAGGCCTCCAAGCAGCTCATGCTGTGGCGCCTGCCCAACGTGCTCATCATCCAGCTCAAGCGCTTCTCCTTCCGCAGCTTCATCTGGAGGGACAAGATCAACGACATGGTGGACTTCCCGGTCCG gagcctggacttgAGCAAGTTCTGCATTGGGCagaaggaggagcagcagcagcccatgtACGACCTGTATGCGGTAATCAATCACTACGGCGGGATGATTGGCGGGCACTACACGGCCTACGCCCGGCTGCCCAGCGACAAGAACAGCCAGCGCAGCGACGTGG GCTGGCGGCTCTTCGACGACAGCACGGTGACCACCGTGGACGAGAGCCAGGTGGTGACGAGATACGCGTACGTCCTCTTCTACCGCCGGCGGAACTCTCCCGTGGAGAGACCCCCACAGGGGCGCCCCCCGGAGCATCGGCCAGACATGGCCGCCGCCGCCGAGCCGGCCGCCAGCCAG GCTTCTCTGATCTGGCAGGAACTGGAGGCCGAAGAGGAGCCCGAGGCTGGCAGGAGGCATGCCAGGACTCCCTGCCGGCCCCGCGGCCAGACGGCGAGCCAGGCCGCCCGGCAGCACCCTGACGAAGGCTGCCTCCGCTACGTTGTGCTGGGCACCATGGCCGCCATTGTGGCACTCTTCCTCAATGTCTTCTACCCCCTCGTCTCCCAGAGCCGCTGGAGATAG